GGCCGCGCGCCATGCCGGTCGCCAGGTTGAGGGCGTTGCCCAACCCGCGGTTGCGCTCCAGGCGGTGGTAGCGGATCCGCGGCTCGGCGAGGTAGGGCGCGAGCACCTGCCGCGTGTCATCGTCGGAGCCGTCATCGATGATGATCAGCTCCCAGTCCTTCAGGTGCTGCGCCTTCAGTCCCTCCAGCGCCCTGCGGAGGAAGGAGGACTGACGGTACGTCGGCATCAGGATGGAAACGCGCGGTGTCTGTGTCTGAGGTGTATGCACGCGCGGCAGCCTAGTGGAATTCTCCCGGGGGATTGAAGCCGTATCCCCGCGCTCAGGCCTGTCCGACGTCCGGCTGCCGGGGACGGATCAGGGCGGGGTTGAAGAGCTGGACCACCGAGAAGACGAGGTACCCGGCGGCGAGCGTGGCGAGCACCTTGCCCGGATCCGTCGCCGCGCTGGCCAGCCCGGCGATGACGGTGCCCGCGGGCGCGGTGCACAGGGCGATCACCCGGCGCACGGAGAAGACGCGGCCCTGGAGCTCCAGCGGCGTCTGCTGCTGCCACAAGGTGAGTGATGCCGCGTTCACCATCGGTGGAACGGTCCCCGTCAGGAAGAGCAGGCCCGCGGCCACGTAGAGATCCCTGTTGAGGCCGAGCAGCACCAGGGTCACCCCGCTGAGGATCATGGGCACCAGGACGCCGTAGATCTGCCTGGACTTGAGCCCTCCCCACACGCTGATGGTGATGCCACCAGTCACCGCGCCCAGGCCGAAGCACGTCTGGAGCAGGGCGAGCGCGGTCTCGAAGCGGAAGCCCCGGGCGGTCCAGTCCGCGGCGAGGTCGAACTTGAGGATGAGCGGCTGGAGCACCTGCAGGGGCCCGATGACCACGTTGGCGACGGCGAAGAGCCCCAGCAGCCAGAGCAGGGCGGGGCGCTCCCAGATGAAGCGCGCCCCCGAGACGATGTCCGCCCGGAGGCCCGGACCGGCCTGCTGCTCGGAGGCGGCGGGCGCCGGGGAGACCTGGGGGAAGCGCAGGAAGAGCAGCGTCACCGCCGACACCAGGAAGGAGACGCAGTCGAGCGCGATGACCAGCGGCGTGCCGTCCACCGTACCGGACAGCGAGTGCACCGGCAGGGCGATGAGCAACGCGGCCACGGAGGGCGCGAGCACGCTCGAGATGGCGTAGGAGGCCTGGATCATCCCGTTGGCCCGGCCGAGCTGCTCCGGGGGGACGAGGGAGGCCTGTGACGACTCGAAGGCCGCCGTGTGGAACGCACTGAACGTGGCGAGCAGCACGGTGATGAGCAGGAGCGCGGGCAGGGAGAGCTTCCCCGTCAGCATCAGGAGCAGCGGTGCCACGCCCAGGACGGCGCTGGCGAAGTCCGCCGCCAGCAACGTCCGGCGGCGGTCGTGGCGGTCCGCCCAGGCGCCGGCCACGGGGGCCAGCAGGACGGAGGGCAGCAGGAAGGCGAGCGCCACCGCCGAGAGCGCGAACGACAGCTGCCCCTTCTGCTCGGGTGCCGGGTACAGCCTGTTTGACAGCCACACCGTGAGGGAGAAGAAGGTCAGCTGGCTGCCGAAGACGGAGATGGACTGCGAGAGCCACACCGTCAGGAACATCCGCATGCCGCGGACCGGCTCCACCTCACGGGTCGCGTCACTCATCGTCGTGCTAGGCCCCCGCCGCCGCGCGATCGCCGCCGCGCAGGGCCTTGTCGAAGATGGGGAACAGGTAGTTGAGCGCCTGGATCTCCACCTCGGTGAGATCCGGGTGCCAGATGTCCCACAGGAGGATCGTCCGCACCTCGGTGCCCTTGTGCCACACCTCGTGGATGAAGCTGTCGTCGAAGATGAGGCACTTGCCTGGCGTCCAGCCGCGGACCTCGTCACCCACGCGGATGGAGCAGCCCTCGGGGATGATCAGCCCCAGGTGGCAGGTGAGCACCACGTTCACGCCGCCGGTGTGGGGCGTCAGGTGCGCGCCGGGGTTGAGCCGCGTGAACATGCCCTGGCGCACGCCGCGCGGGGACTTCTCCAGCAGCTGGATCGTCTGCGGGCA
This is a stretch of genomic DNA from Archangium violaceum. It encodes these proteins:
- a CDS encoding aspartyl/asparaginyl beta-hydroxylase domain-containing protein yields the protein MDTKNILDELTRRFSSQGLERVEECLRYMSGEKTPVYPHPQQEPTRLYFPGLSAKGWHDTADFPWVADIERSWETVLGELKGLQETKAGFFPYEDPYTLELGWKGWDTYTLYRKGKRHEKNAARCPQTIQLLEKSPRGVRQGMFTRLNPGAHLTPHTGGVNVVLTCHLGLIIPEGCSIRVGDEVRGWTPGKCLIFDDSFIHEVWHKGTEVRTILLWDIWHPDLTEVEIQALNYLFPIFDKALRGGDRAAAGA
- a CDS encoding MFS transporter, which produces MSDATREVEPVRGMRMFLTVWLSQSISVFGSQLTFFSLTVWLSNRLYPAPEQKGQLSFALSAVALAFLLPSVLLAPVAGAWADRHDRRRTLLAADFASAVLGVAPLLLMLTGKLSLPALLLITVLLATFSAFHTAAFESSQASLVPPEQLGRANGMIQASYAISSVLAPSVAALLIALPVHSLSGTVDGTPLVIALDCVSFLVSAVTLLFLRFPQVSPAPAASEQQAGPGLRADIVSGARFIWERPALLWLLGLFAVANVVIGPLQVLQPLILKFDLAADWTARGFRFETALALLQTCFGLGAVTGGITISVWGGLKSRQIYGVLVPMILSGVTLVLLGLNRDLYVAAGLLFLTGTVPPMVNAASLTLWQQQTPLELQGRVFSVRRVIALCTAPAGTVIAGLASAATDPGKVLATLAAGYLVFSVVQLFNPALIRPRQPDVGQA